A genomic segment from Archangium lipolyticum encodes:
- a CDS encoding S8 family peptidase produces the protein MRAMRNVLFLGSVLSLAACGGNEMDMAADDELGQSVAPLHQAAPGLRVDGDYIVKLKDGAEARSVAAILGVSPNLVYSQAVNGFSVTLNETQLRALRRNPNVEYVEEDQFASSSASQSGATWGLDRIDQSSSTLNSTYTYTSTGAGVHAYIIDTGILTTHSNFGGRANNVYDAFGGNGQDCNGHGTHVAGTVGSSTYGVAKGVSLHGVRVLDCNGSGTNSGVIAGIDHVRTNHIKPAVANMSLGGGYSATVNTAVTNLANAGVFVAVAAGNDNANACNYSPASAPVVTTVAATTKTTARASYSNYGSCVDIYAPGSSITSTWSNGSTNTISGTSMASPHVAGVAALYKATYGDASQATIDAWLKNNATNNAVTSNPSGTPNKLLYKGSL, from the coding sequence ATGCGCGCGATGCGTAATGTGCTGTTCCTTGGTTCCGTGCTGTCCCTGGCGGCCTGCGGTGGCAACGAGATGGACATGGCGGCCGACGATGAGCTCGGCCAGAGCGTGGCGCCGCTGCACCAGGCCGCGCCGGGCCTGCGCGTCGATGGTGACTACATCGTGAAGCTGAAGGACGGTGCGGAGGCGCGCTCCGTGGCGGCCATCCTGGGCGTGTCGCCGAACCTGGTGTACTCGCAGGCCGTCAACGGCTTCTCGGTGACGCTGAACGAGACGCAGCTGCGCGCCCTGCGCCGCAACCCCAACGTCGAGTATGTCGAGGAGGACCAGTTCGCCTCGTCGAGCGCCAGCCAGAGCGGCGCCACGTGGGGCCTGGACCGCATCGACCAGAGCTCCAGCACGCTCAACAGCACCTACACGTACACCAGCACGGGTGCCGGCGTGCACGCGTACATCATCGACACGGGCATCCTGACGACCCACTCGAACTTCGGTGGCCGCGCCAACAACGTGTATGACGCGTTCGGCGGCAACGGCCAGGACTGCAACGGTCACGGCACCCACGTGGCCGGCACGGTGGGCAGCTCCACCTACGGCGTTGCCAAGGGCGTCTCCCTGCACGGCGTCCGCGTTCTGGACTGCAACGGCTCCGGCACCAACTCGGGCGTCATCGCCGGCATCGACCACGTGCGCACCAACCACATCAAGCCGGCCGTGGCCAACATGAGCCTGGGCGGTGGCTACTCCGCCACCGTCAACACGGCGGTGACCAACCTGGCCAACGCCGGCGTATTCGTCGCCGTCGCCGCGGGCAATGACAACGCCAATGCCTGCAACTACTCGCCGGCCAGCGCGCCTGTCGTCACCACGGTGGCCGCCACCACCAAGACCACCGCCCGCGCCTCGTACTCCAACTACGGCAGCTGCGTGGACATCTACGCCCCGGGCTCCAGCATCACCTCGACCTGGTCCAATGGCAGCACCAACACCATCAGCGGCACCTCCATGGCCTCTCCGCACGTGGCCGGCGTGGCCGCGCTCTACAAGGCCACCTACGGCGATGCCTCCCAGGCCACCATCGACGCGTGGCTGAAGAACAACGCCACCAACAACGCCGTCACCAGCAACCCCTCGGGCACGCCCAACAAGCTGCTCTACAAGGGCTCGCTGTAA
- a CDS encoding NAD-dependent epimerase/dehydratase family protein has translation MKDKRVVVTGGSGFIGSHLVKRLLEQGAKVAVTTRYGNVMKNERLRDEWTRIKVIEADLRNRGALDEVAKFDPHVVFHLAAYNHVGESFRQVEECFDVNAKGTANLLDVVPGTEAFVYMSTSEVYGHQSGVPFVETMNPEPISPYAITKYSGELYCRMKQRMKGSGRIVVLRPFNAYGPYQSSKAIIPELIINCLKGKPIRTTKGEQTREFNYVGNLVDGLLAAADHTGTIEGPVNLASGEEVAIRDLVKKIAALTDTKSSIEIGALEYRPTEIWRMFADSSRARTLFGWTPRVSLDEGLKRTVEWYRQYLASGGSHLE, from the coding sequence ATGAAAGACAAACGCGTGGTGGTGACGGGCGGCTCCGGCTTCATCGGCAGCCACCTGGTGAAGCGGTTGCTGGAGCAGGGCGCGAAGGTGGCCGTCACCACGCGCTACGGCAACGTGATGAAGAACGAGCGCCTGCGCGATGAGTGGACGCGCATCAAGGTCATCGAAGCGGACCTGCGCAACCGCGGCGCGCTGGACGAGGTGGCGAAGTTCGACCCGCACGTGGTCTTCCACCTGGCCGCCTACAACCACGTGGGCGAGAGCTTCCGGCAGGTGGAGGAGTGCTTCGACGTCAACGCCAAGGGCACGGCCAACCTGCTGGACGTGGTGCCCGGCACCGAGGCCTTCGTCTACATGTCCACCTCCGAGGTGTACGGCCACCAGTCGGGCGTGCCCTTCGTGGAGACGATGAACCCCGAGCCCATCTCTCCCTACGCCATCACCAAGTACTCCGGTGAGCTGTACTGCCGCATGAAGCAGCGGATGAAGGGCAGCGGGCGCATCGTCGTGCTGCGGCCCTTCAACGCCTACGGCCCCTATCAGAGCAGCAAGGCCATCATCCCCGAGCTCATCATCAACTGCCTCAAGGGCAAGCCCATCCGCACCACCAAGGGCGAGCAGACCCGCGAGTTCAACTACGTGGGCAACCTGGTGGACGGGCTCCTCGCCGCCGCCGATCACACCGGCACCATCGAGGGCCCGGTCAACCTCGCCTCGGGCGAGGAGGTGGCCATCCGCGACCTGGTGAAGAAGATCGCCGCCCTCACCGACACCAAATCCTCCATCGAGATTGGCGCGCTGGAGTACCGGCCGACGGAGATCTGGCGGATGTTCGCGGACAGCTCGCGCGCGCGCACGCTCTTCGGCTGGACGCCGCGCGTGAGCCTGGACGAGGGCCTCAAGCGCACCGTGGAGTGGTACCGGCAGTACCTCGCCAGCGGCGGCTCGCACCTCGAGTAG
- a CDS encoding nucleotidyltransferase family protein, which produces MSTPPPDTGSPLSDVTAVLLCGGKGERLRPFTEHLPKPLVPLRGKPLLQHLLRYLSLQGVRRFVLCTGYKAEAIVRFVEELSLPSGIEEVVCVDSGEDASMADRVLDARRHVPGRALVCYGDTLANVDLGSLARHHTEAGALATMTVYPLQSPYGIVSMDGDTDRVSGLLEKPVLPYWINIGFILCEPAALDEMRRGTDLMMFLGALTKRGAVRAHKHQGKHLTVNTEKERTEAEGEIEFFTLLEGTGT; this is translated from the coding sequence ATGAGCACTCCTCCTCCCGATACCGGCTCTCCCCTCTCGGACGTCACCGCCGTGCTGCTGTGTGGCGGCAAGGGCGAGCGCCTCCGTCCCTTCACCGAGCACCTCCCCAAGCCCCTCGTCCCCCTGCGCGGCAAGCCGCTGCTCCAGCACCTGCTGCGCTACCTGTCCCTGCAGGGCGTGCGCCGCTTCGTCCTGTGCACCGGCTACAAGGCCGAGGCCATCGTCCGCTTCGTCGAGGAGCTGTCCCTGCCCTCGGGTATCGAAGAGGTGGTGTGCGTGGACTCGGGTGAGGACGCCAGCATGGCGGACCGCGTGCTGGATGCACGCCGGCACGTGCCCGGCCGGGCGCTCGTCTGCTACGGCGACACCCTGGCCAACGTGGACCTGGGCTCGCTCGCCCGCCACCACACGGAGGCCGGAGCCCTGGCCACGATGACGGTGTACCCGCTGCAGAGCCCCTACGGCATCGTCTCCATGGACGGGGACACGGACCGGGTGTCGGGGCTGCTGGAGAAGCCCGTGCTGCCGTATTGGATCAACATCGGCTTCATCCTCTGCGAGCCCGCCGCGCTGGACGAGATGCGGCGGGGGACGGACCTGATGATGTTCCTCGGCGCGCTGACGAAGCGCGGGGCCGTACGGGCACACAAGCACCAGGGCAAGCACCTCACGGTGAACACCGAGAAGGAACGCACCGAAGCCGAGGGCGAGATCGAATTCTTCACCCTTCTGGAAGGGACGGGAACATGA
- a CDS encoding glycosyltransferase family 4 protein, whose amino-acid sequence MNEKALLLAANAVARQGGQGLNLQHMLEALREDFSLSVFCRDSGEPRTHRVPASPLSTWMGRVPLLRRRRDWMVLASDLHFDRYVASNLPAADVFQGVVGQCAESLHAARRRGMRTVLDVVNTHVEDFRSHVDRESRKFGLKGNIGPRMYRRILDEYRTADVVRVMSERARRTFLARGFPEEKLVVATPPLDLSEFPQATFPQDVFRVSFVGLIEPWKGFHYLLEAWDSLKPKDAELVLWGGPGSRAATNMLREFQARDASLVVKPVEVRKVGYGEVYGKTSVLVHPSLADGFSYSVAEAMASGVPVIVTDNTGAADLVEDGVNGYIVPTGDARAIRERLEHLHRHPELLPGMGAKAREAVQRHLTPENFRRPLVTRIQQALT is encoded by the coding sequence GTGAACGAGAAGGCTCTGCTCCTCGCAGCCAATGCCGTGGCCCGACAAGGTGGCCAGGGCCTCAACCTCCAGCACATGCTCGAGGCGCTCCGCGAGGATTTCTCGCTGAGCGTCTTCTGTCGTGACTCGGGAGAGCCGCGCACCCACCGGGTGCCCGCCTCGCCCCTGTCCACGTGGATGGGGCGCGTGCCGCTGCTGCGCCGCCGCCGCGACTGGATGGTGCTCGCGAGCGACCTGCACTTCGACCGTTACGTGGCCTCGAACCTGCCCGCCGCGGACGTCTTCCAGGGCGTGGTGGGCCAGTGCGCCGAGAGCCTCCATGCCGCCCGCCGGCGGGGCATGCGCACGGTGCTGGACGTGGTGAACACCCATGTGGAGGACTTCCGCTCCCACGTGGACCGCGAGTCGCGCAAGTTCGGCCTCAAGGGCAACATCGGCCCGCGCATGTACCGGCGCATCCTCGACGAATACCGCACCGCGGACGTGGTGCGCGTCATGTCCGAGCGCGCCCGGCGCACCTTCCTCGCGCGCGGCTTCCCCGAGGAGAAGCTGGTGGTGGCCACGCCGCCCCTGGACCTCTCGGAGTTCCCCCAGGCCACCTTCCCACAGGACGTCTTCCGGGTGAGCTTCGTGGGCCTCATCGAGCCGTGGAAGGGCTTCCACTACCTGCTGGAGGCCTGGGACTCGCTGAAGCCCAAGGACGCGGAGCTGGTGCTCTGGGGCGGGCCGGGCTCGCGCGCGGCGACGAACATGCTGCGCGAGTTCCAGGCGCGCGACGCCTCCCTCGTGGTGAAGCCGGTGGAGGTGCGCAAGGTGGGCTACGGCGAGGTGTACGGGAAGACGAGCGTCCTGGTACACCCCTCGCTGGCCGACGGCTTCTCCTACTCCGTGGCCGAGGCCATGGCCAGCGGCGTGCCCGTCATCGTCACCGACAACACCGGCGCGGCGGACCTGGTGGAGGACGGCGTCAACGGCTACATCGTCCCCACCGGTGACGCACGCGCCATCCGCGAGCGGTTGGAGCACCTGCACCGCCACCCGGAGCTGCTGCCTGGCATGGGCGCCAAGGCCCGCGAGGCCGTGCAGCGCCACCTCACCCCCGAGAACTTCCGGCGCCCGCTCGTCACGCGCATCCAGCAGGCCCTCACATGA